A part of Drosophila ananassae strain 14024-0371.13 chromosome 2R, ASM1763931v2, whole genome shotgun sequence genomic DNA contains:
- the LOC6506683 gene encoding dynactin subunit 1: MSEKNLKVGARVELTGKDLLGTVAYVGMTSFAVGKWVGVVLDEPKGKNSGSIKGQQYFQCDENCGMFVRPTQLRLLEPAPGSASGSRRSTEDVSGATPTTAQPTKARLSGSRTSLSSSRQSLLGSRTQLATSLSERTASSSSIGPRKSLAPQNSKDKEASSTSLAEGAAGGNGSGSHASSKRASFVETGFLEILKPQFTPSQPMRSPSFTTPPNSGAEDKTALLEAQKTSAELQTQVADLTEKLETLKQRRNEDKERLREFDKMKIQFEQLQEFRTKIMAAQASLQKELQRAKQEAKDAIEAKEQHAQEMSELADNVEMITLDKEMAEEKADTLQLELESSKERIEELEVDLELLRSEMQNKAEATLSNISSEGGGDAVGLSTYEFKQLEQQNIRLKDTLVRLRDLSAHDKHDIQKLSKELEMKRSEVTELERTKEKLSAKIDELEATVADLQEQVDAALGAEEMVEQLAEKKMELEDKVKLLEEEISQLEALEEVHEQLVESNHELELDLREELDLANAAKKDVLRERDAAIETIYDRDQTITKFRELVQKLNDQLTELRERSSSNDKESLQDPSLKLATETIDYKQMFAESKAYTRAIDVQLRQIELSQANEHVQMLTAFMPESFMSRGGDHDSILVVLLISRIVFKCGIVVSHTRERFPAVDAITREAVTQGHAVQQYAFKCRLLHYVHSLQCALHQILYGLNSCQPDTLLRAGSSLPEMVAQEKIVDGIIELLKSNQLDENSTTDNIEKCVAFFNAMNSVLLAGEELLNEIQMIRDCVASLGAACESILSDTATAKVIIQEAGATSDSVLLIQFLNESMESVRQQVKLIKRRLPNDQHVIKSGLSQHKVEAMRGMAQNISRIMSAMNQATRHSLAAIVSTIESDNAAEHTIPQDKYWSLLSAACERIYEQDDRGPTHNFKTLLTQANSDLQHIAQHLLDKEYEIMSAANATNAAQPRSAAQSTPIVQRAQLIKKQLEQKNVLAATLENREADIKSLKLAAKMKQNELSEMQIRKDLAEKKLSVLQNEFESTVSKWKQQYEETRQQLQLKEKEFEETMDHLQSDIDALESEKSDLRDKLKLNTSAGKNQSVSDTHSPHNLSAAGSGHGAAGSTNISYSAPAGTAPVVAEEVLLLKNAFNQERSERMRLQAQDMRAKLSQFEPLYVPQPQDQRINALESELTRMKHAWVLSLLQVRSQDAVGAGNINSVALQRRHQPLPPKGEISSKASQLASDILTEYLHRKPHRATHGQFASFPTVDVKRVLQI; encoded by the exons atgTCCGAGAAGAACCTGAAAGTGGGCGCCCGCGTCGAGCTGACCGGCAAGGATCTGCTCGGCACGGTCGCCTACGTCGGCATGACCAGCTTCGCCGTCGGCAAGTGGGTGGGCGTCGTGCTGGACGAGCCCAAGGGCAAGAACAGCGGCTCCATCAAGGGCCAGCAGTACTTCCAGTGCGATGAGAACTGCGGCATGTTCGTGCGGCCCACGCAGCTGCGTTTGCTGGAGCCAGCTCCAGGTTCCGCATCTGGCAGCCGGCGCAGCACCGAGGACGTTAGCGGGGCCACGCCCACGACCGCCCAGCCCACAAAGGCGCGGCTTAGTGGGTCGCGCACCTCGCTCTCCTCCAGCCGGCAATCGCTCCTGGGCTCCCGCACCCAACTGGCCACGTCCCTGAGCGAGCGCACTgcctccagcagcagcatcggACCGAGGAAGAGCCTGGCGCCGCAGAACAGCAAAGACAAGGAGGCATCCAGCACTTCCTTGGCCGAGGGTGCCGCCGGCGGCAACGGATCCGGTTCGCACGCCTCCTCGAAGAGGGCCTCGTTCGTGGAGACGGGTTTCCTGGAGATCCTGAAGCCACAGTTCACGCCCTCGCAGCCGATGCGATCGCCCTCCTTCACCACACCGCCCAACTCCGGGGCCGAGGACAAGACCGCCCTGCTGGAGGCGCAGAAAACCAGCGCGGAGCTCCAGACGCAGGTGGCCGATCTCACCGAGAAACTGGAGACACTCAAGCAGCGCCGGAACGAGGACAAGGAGCGGCTGCGCGAGTTCGACAAGATGAAGATCCAGTTCGAGCAGCTGCAGGAGTTCCGCACCAAGATCATGGCAGCGCAGGCCTCGCTGCAGAAGGAACTGCAGCGCGCCAAGCAGGAGGCCAAGGATGCCATCGAGGCCAAGGAGCAGCACGCCCAGGAGATGTCCGAGCTGGCCGACAACGTGGAAATGATCACCCTGGACAAGGAAATGGCCGAGGAGAAGGCCGATACTCTccagctggagctggagtcGTCCAAGGAGCGCATCGAGGAGCTGGAGGTGGACCTGGAACTGCTCCGCTCCGAGATGCAAAACAAAGCGGAGGCCACCCTCAGCAACATCTCCAGCGAGGGTGGTGGCGATGCAGTGGGTCTCTCCACCTACGAGTTCAAACAGCTGGAGCAGCAGAACATCCGTCTGAAGGACACTCTGGTGCGGCTGAGGGATCTGTCCGCCCACGACAAGCACGACATCCAGAAGCTCAGCAAGGAGCTGGAGATGAAGCGATCCGAGGTGACCGAACTGGAGCGCACCAAGGAGAAGCTGAGCGCCAAAATCGACGAATTGGAAGCCACAGTCGCCGACTTGCAG GAACAAGTCGATGCTGCACTCGGGGCTGAAGAGATGGTCGAGCAACTGGCTGAGAAGAAAATGGAACTGGAGGACAAGGTGAAGCTGCTCGAGGAAGAGATCTCGCAGTTGGAGGCTCTGGAGGAGGTCCACGAACAGTTGGTGGAGAGCAATCACGAACTGGAACTGGATCTGCGCGAGGAACTGGATCTGGCCAATGCCGCCAAGAAGGATGTGCTGCGGGAGCGGGATGCGGCCATAGAGACCATCTATGATCGCGACCAGACCATCACCAAGTTCAGGGAACTGGTGCAGAAGCTGAACGACCAGTTGACCGAACTGAGGGAGCGCAGCTCCAGCAACGACAAGGAGTCGCTGCAGGACCCGAGCCTCAAGCTGGCCACAGAGACCATCGACTACAAGCAGATGTTTGCCGAGTCCAAGGCCTACACTCGCGCCATCGACGTCCAACTGCGCCAGATCGAACTCAGTCAGGCCAACGAGCACGTCCAGATGCTGACTGCCTTCATGCCGGAGTCGTTCATGAGCCGTGGCGGTGACCACGACTCTAttctggtggtgctgctgatCTCCCGCATCGTGTTCAAGTGCGGCATTGTGGTGTCGCATACACGTGAGCGTTTCCCGGCTGTGGATGCCATCACCAGGGAGGCGGTCACACAGGGCCATGCCGTGCAGCAGTACGCCTTCAAGTGCCGGCTGCTGCACTACGTCCATAGCCTGCAGTGCGCCCTGCACCAGATCCTGTACGGCCTGAACAGCTGCCAGCCGGATACGCTCCTGAGAGCCGGCAGCTCCCTGCCAGAGATGGTGGCCCAGGAGAAGATCGTAGACGGGATCATAGAGCTGCTGAAGTCGAATCAGTTGGACGAGAACAGCACCACGGACAACATCGAGAAGTGTGTGGCGTTCTTCAATGCCATGAACTCGGTGCTGCTGGCCGGCGAGGAGCTGCTGAACGAAATCCAGATGATTCGCGACTGCGTGGCCTCGCTGGGAGCCGCCTGCGAGAGCATACTGAGTGACACGGCCACCGCGAAGGTGATCATCCAGGAGGCGGGCGCCACCAGCGACTCGGTGCTGCTGATTCAGTTCCTGAACGAGAGCATGGAGAGCGTGCGGCAGCAGGTGAAGCTGATCAAGCGCCGGCTCCCCAACGACCAGCACGTCATCAAGAGCGGCCTGTCGCAGCACAAGGTGGAGGCGATGCGGGGCATGGCCCAGAACATCAGCCGCATCATGTCGGCCATGAACCAGGCCACACGGCATTCCTTGGCCGCCATCGTGTCCACCATCGAGAGCGACAATGCGGCGGAGCATACGATACCGCAGGACAAGTACTGGTCCCTGCTCTCCGCCGCCTGCGAGCGGATCTACGAGCAGGACGATCGCGGACCCACCCACAACTTCAAGACGCTGCTGACGCAGGCCAACTCCGACCTGCAGCACATTGCCCAGCACCTGCTGGACAAAGAGTACGAGATTATGTCGGCGGCCAATGCGACCAATGCCGCACAGCCACGCTCGGCCGCCCAGAGCACACCCATCGTGCAGCGGGCCCAGCTCATCAAGAAGCAGCTGGAGCAGAAGAACGTACTGGCCGCCACGCTGGAGAACCGCGAGGCGGACATCAAGTCACTGAAACTGGCGGCAAAGATGAAGCAGAACGAGCTGAGCGAGATGCAGATCCGCAAGGACCTCGCCGAGAAGAAGCTGAGTGTCCTGCAGAACGAGTTCGAGAGCACGGTGTCCAAGTGGAAGCAGCAGTACGAGGAGACGCGCCAGCAGCTCCAGCTCAAGGAGAAGGAGTTCGAGGAGACGATGGACCACCTGCAGAGCGACATCGACGCCCTGGAGAGCGAGAAGAGCGATCTGCGCgacaaactgaaactgaacaCCAGTGCGGGCAAGAACCAGTCCGTCTCCGACACCCACTCGCCGCACAATCTCTCCGCCGCTGGATCCGGCCATGGGGCTGCTGGTAGCACCAACATCAGCTACTCGGCGCCGGCGGGCACTGCTCCCGTGGTGGCCGAGGAGGTGCTTCTCCTCAAGAACGCCTTCAATCAGGAGCGCAGCGAGCGAATGCGCCTGCAGGCGCAGGACATGCGCGCCAAACTGTCCCAGTTCGAACCTCTCTACGTGCCGCAGCCACAGGATCAGCGCATCAATGCCCTGGAATCGGAACTGACCCGGATGAAGCACGCCTGGGTGCTGTCCCTGCTGCAGGTGCGCTCCCAGGATGCCGTGGGTGCGGGCAACATCAATTCGGTGGCGCTCCAACGGCGGCACCAGCCACTGCCACCCAAGGGCGAGATCAGTTCGAAGGCCTCCCAGCTGGCCTCGGACATCCTGACGGAGTACCTGCACCGGAAACCACATCGCGCTACTCACGGCCAGTTCGCCTCCTTTCCCACCGTCGACGTGAAGCGTGTGCTGCAGATCTGA